Part of the Passer domesticus isolate bPasDom1 chromosome 8, bPasDom1.hap1, whole genome shotgun sequence genome is shown below.
tacaatgtccctgagcagggagcacccagcccagccccagcccggcggcaggagacccactctgcctgtcctgctgctggcattggtcttcatgccaagatcatggcctcttcctcaccttcttaatcaatatccatgtccataatggactcttccatatccaaatccatctcttcttcctcatccacatccacatccatctcttcctctccagcgtcttctccgtctatttccatgtcctcctccatatcaatctttgtatccacctccatctcctcctccgtATCAATCTTTGtatctacctccatctcctcctctctgtctgggacagcctgcagaggtagcaaaacctcagagtgggctccctgtcccactccatccccacagagctccagcccacccgggcaggtgtggggtgtccacctccatggaatggcaccataccttcctcagaacaaaggggagcatgctgcagggctggatgaggaaatccaggcactcaggagctgtcaggactGATGGGGTTATCGgggggataagaagagtgaaaggcgaggggaggagcaaggtgcagagcgtgcAAACACAACGGCCAAGgattgtgttgtgccctttgctgggcgctggacgttccagccggagcgtgggctgtgacatcacagttcccaggatccatctgaagtggacactggagactgtggaatgatggagtccctgaacggttgggcttgcaagggagcctgaagaacaacatcttgtgcccagctgagcagtgttcccccagagcgtgctgctcagagccctgttgccaaggatggggcatgcagagcctctgtgcacagcctgggccagtgccccaccacccccagtggaaaagagcagcttccttagatgcagcttcaatcaacctgctgcagttgaaagccatccccccttgtcctgtcagcacaggccctgctgaacactctgtccccttctttcctgtgggacccttccagtcctgcacagccacagggaggtctcccagtgtctcctctctccaggctgagcatccccagccccacttgcccagcagtcagtcacctCAGGGcgagtcaaggctgcagggtagcaaatagcatcagaaactgagagatgcaagctttagacccaggtttgcctctaaatgtacaaaattaataacagtggaggggaagatggaagatggtgggacactggttctgttctaactggtgatttatttttcttcttttttgtcaTGCTgtcccaggtttttctgtttgaaaggaagcttggcacaatgtccattgtcttctccatttgtgaaactcTAAgtggagtctgggcaggctgatatgcagagcaaaacctgaaaatacactagtgatcctgagcctgtggaatgcagctaaacccagccaaaaggaatttctggaaagctgatcctggtttccattatcttgagtttggctttgccaactttaccagtcatttatgaaaaacaaaaaaaaacctctaaccaaatcagacaaaaacccaaacaaacaaagaaagaaacccatgcagcaaaccaatcaaacaaatagataaaaaacgccaaataaaaccaaaggaaatgaagagttagtattagttgtgaggatagcacagcaggcaaatggctgcttgccacaggatcaccatcaaaagccacatagaacagctgctccaaaatatacccaagaggagaaaaataaaaagtgatgcatggcaactttgggggcagctccacattcaggtgaaggatgagcacgcagtggtacagatccagcattgcccaccctccaggctgctgtttgctcctggtgaaagacccttgcaggactgtggcccctctcagtgcagtgtcagtcactcccagagctctcagctgagccactggcatttccagagtgacatccagtggGATACCCTTTTCGGTTTGTCTCCTAATGCCACAGGGGTCCTAAACAGTGTATGCCATCCCATTTTTGTTCTGTTGATATTGActtcttggttttattttgtcagcagtTCTATTCATTATGAATTGGAATATGATGACGAAACTAAGGAAGTTAGCACCTATAATTAGTGCACATAGCTTAACTGATGTGGCAGCTCATTTAATGCTTGCTAGGAAAGAACTAGAAAgatttaatgaacaaaattggtaaaaaaagaaatggaggatttgtaataagtagtaatacatttgttcattaattaaatcaatagctaAATAACTATATGTTATAAAACAATAGTTAAATAGCCAAAAAAACTTCTTGTGCCGATACATATGGTTGCTGGTTTACTATAGTGCTTTGGGAATGCCATTGTAAAGTTATGCcttgtgaaaggaaagtaatgagaagcagctgtaataACAATCCTTAAACTTGctagaattgcttagcttgcagaaagtgtatagtactagtaagaattgcttagcttgcagaaaagtgtatagtgttctgtatagatatgccttataaggcataagttcactcagcgttcacaaagaggaagactaagggggactaagccttcatcccacgaccaccagaaggcagaaaaagaccccCTAGCAACTGAATGAGCAAGCGCAGAAGACAGATCACGTCATCCCTAAACCCGGAGAAGAAGACAATAAAAGGTGGACTCAAGGGATAGGAATTTTGTGAGCCAAAGTGGAGCGgagactccgggccacccagcgctgtccttgcttattcttgcttgcaaaaataataaagataattatttgatccttaaattcagtggacttgtttatcacactgcccagaccctaactgccccaaatgtgccccagaaatgtctccagggaccccagagtggccccttttaccctgtccgtgaaaataattaaaaaatatgtcaaaagatctaaaaatagcactaattagcattaagaaggagaaataaatggccagTAGTGAtcaatgatttaatgaaaggaattgttttatttaaaaccaatggcaaataattttttgattgctaaaaatgtattcaatttttcacataaatatcaaaggtaatagaaatatacagtaatactaatataaattttaaaaccataattataattttatagattaatcaatcttatttattttaaaaatgcatacttttttaagttttgggatgtcagtcccaggtgggccatgtcagacatgatgaggctggggtgaggagcaggttgtccaaaatgggtcagcctgcaaggggcttgttcctctccatgcccagatcttctagggagacattcagcatcaagatcacctggggaatcgttctttcacctcttttctgaactgaaaaataaaaacccacacacgtgattaaaaccaaacatcatgccgtcggtgcactttgaaatctccctccttaacagaactccagactgactccaagcagcttcacaagccctggagacttggaggaaaattgaaggaagagaaagagccccccagggctttctgtattttaatcagcCCTAcagtggatttggggctgggtccaggagcctcaggcactgagagaaggctgaagaagctgctcaaagagtcagcagcaaaactccaagtgccttggagcatggctgggccccagtgagggcagggagtgccaaaggctccccagggactggtgagagcagatccttgaggccaggagtgcagggagcccaaggctctgggcagggaactgcaatgctgagcaaggcctgggctggctgggggaagcagaaaggccaagccctgagcccagcctgggccagcagggcctgtccctcacgggtggctcggggctctctgtggggcagggggatgtcaggggcagcaaggacaaatgccataaagctgcagcccctgccagcctggccagggaggccgagggagagccaaagtgcagcccctgccaggaaagttcctgctgtggggcctccagaggcgctgcccgagcccagggcacaaaggcctgggtgcctgtggccctgccagccctgcccagccctcggccatctgtcctgcaggctgtgccccctgtgcgtgctgctcctgtgccctggccggctgcactcgcccctctcgctgtgccccagcatttctcagccagcgtttctgtgccctccctgggctccctgcacccagcgctgccggctcctggcacacagagccggccatggcccagcctcacgctgccacacctcaAGCACCACAATTCCACGCTGGCAGgaactttgctttctcctcagctccagcctgaaccttccaagctgcactttggggatgtttcctgcaattcccactcccaaggaaagctctgtctcctgctgttcatgaacagagaagggctggtgggagaagtgctggtcagaggctgtttagGGCACAGTCACAATGAAattattgactttttaaatattctgtaaaagaaggaggggcatcaataaatcttctacactggacttttaaGGGCAGACTTGGGCCtgttgaggatgcagatttggggagtaccaaatcaggtattgattttttaaagacaaacagcccttaaaaacacagggttccaggaaggatggaaacacttcaaaaaagaaatcttgatggagcaagagtaggctgtccctttgtgcagaaagacgacccagagggggaaatgactggctgggctgggcatggagcttttcaaggaaaagggggattaaaaagggattaaaaaggatatttttaggggttaaaaagagggtgcacCACCTCTGGACGTAGAGGCAagtaaatcaagaaatgtttaaggatgttgttaggtcaTGCAGAAAGGAAATGAGAGGGGTGAAAGCTCAGTCAGAACTTAACTTGGATACTTGTgtgaaggataataaaaatgtttttataagtaCATTAATGGTAAAAAGAGGGGTAAGGACAACCAGCATTTTTTTATTGTGGGGTATATAGTTACCAAAGATGAGTAAAAAGCTGAGGTACTTCagcccttctttgcctcagttttcaacaataagacaggccatcctcaggacaagtgttctcctgagctggcagatgggcacagggagcagaacagccccctggaatccaggaggaagcagctggggacctgctgagccactcaggtgctcacaggtgtctctgggagctgatgggatccatcccagtgGGATAAGGGAACTGGTGGATgatctccccaagctgctctccatcatttaccatcagtcctggatcagcagggaggtcccagaggagtggaggtgccaatgtgagcccatccccaagaggggctggaaggaggatctggggaactccaggcctgtcagcctgacctgggtgcctggcaaggttatggaacagatcaccttgagagccatcacagggcacccacaggatggccaaggcatcagagccagccagcgtggatttcaGTATCGGCACtgatgatctggatgaggggattgagtccagcaCCAACAAATTttcagatgacaccaagctgggtacAAGtgcagatctgctggagggtaggagggctctgcacagggccctggacaggctggatccagggcccaaatccaacaaggtgaggttgaacaagtcccagtgctgggtcctgcactttggccacaacaacccctgcagcactacagggtGGGGACcgagtggctggagagcagccaggcagaaagggacctgcagggactgatggacagcaggctggacatgaggcagcagtgtggccaggtggccaagaaggccaatggctcctggcctggatcaggaatggtgtggccagcaggagcagggcagtgattcttctccagtgctcagcactggtgaggccacacctcgagtgctgtgtccagttctgggtccccaatttaggaaggacatggaggggctggagcgtgtccagagaaggccaAAAAGGCTGATGAGGGCTCTGGAGGAGAAGTTTGGTTGAAAGCACATGAGGGAGCGGTGGTTAACTGGACGATGCTCTGGGTAGACAAGGAAGTGTTAGGGTGCAGGTTGGACTTGGTTATCTCAAATGTTTGTCACAATAAACcggagtggtttccctggtgtcccccagcccttgctggccccaggggctgatggcatttgtgctccctcaggttcatgtccccacagcagcatcatgggggtgctcctgcctgctctgtgcaatgcaaacaggggctcctgagccagtgctgccgtggctgtgcctgcaaggatgcggcacctgtgtgagctgggggagaggccagggctgcagaggggggatgttgttggcagctccatcaggacgctctgggacgctgccctgggctgtgcagcgcactggggatggatcagcccctgctctgctgctccttcccgtctcctccagggcccttgcagagccccagccatgctgtttgcccccagcctgcccacggccagcctggggctgctcaccctggggcttttctgtgctgagcattggcctggccgtgttcttgagagagcctgggcaaggagcctggagcggccagggcctggcctgaggcgtcagcgctgccccagcagtgcccatggcctgtccctgctgcagccccggcactgccacccccaggactctgcccggccccgagagcactcaggccctgcagcaacaccagggccaccggggcagcggggcagggccacggcagcagcactggcaacaccaagtgctgctgctgctgctgctgggcacagctgctgtgccagcactgatctgccccagctctgcacacagacattgctgctgcagctccagagaaggcaacaaaagggcatctctggagaaaactctgctgggagattctTAATTCGTCTAAAGCCACTGAGTGCAcagctcctcattgtcacagtctgcgGCCACGGTGaatgtggagagaaacaaagtcagaaatagcAGAAACAATGATCTAGCTTTAggcagaatattaaaaaaaaaaaaaaaaaaaagggaaatcaaagaactaaaccaaaagagctataaaagacgacttttattacaagtgatttgccaaaattggcaatcagtttaatgcttccgaagatgtccagtcatcagtctcctcactgcagccttgagctcctggttcctcaggctgtagatgaggggattcagggctggaggcaccaccgaatacagaactgacaccaacagatccaggaatggggaggaaatggaggagggtttcaggcaggcaaatactgcagtactgagaaatgcatttcttctgcatttttcctttacagattctttcagtcatctcctgagaggtgcagattgttctggggcttttcatgaactgattgtactcttgatttagatggagactgtagaattgatttcagatgtagcagaatctgaagtgagcacagaaacaaactccctctgtcagcccattttcatcttctagatcactttcaagatgtccttgggggtgttggaatgatgatcacacagctctccacttctggctgcaggctctgcagattgtttctctgcattcagtcaggcttgcattccccaggagctcttggtagcctgtcatgttttcttagggtagaacagtaacaatgaaaaccttaccaatggcacaactgcccagcccacaaggaaaagaaaagaacaagctgccaaattcttcaaatatttgtcctgctttgctgcaagagttgtgctgcacacacagtgtggaaaacTACAGTTGGTGGcaaccttgtgacagaagctgcacctcgttctctgggaaaggttcttggaaaaagcaaacaggactgaggagaagattctggaaaaacaaaaagagcttttaagaaattaaatgaaaattgaaacaattcaagacgtttttctcgatttatttttatgctccccttttccatcttgcactagttgtccatcccattaattccaaccagatctcacctctaagagccatgagttggcaagttttagacattttaagataccatgacctacacagagtttggcttcccctgttt
Proteins encoded:
- the LOC135305670 gene encoding probable inactive protein kinase DDB_G0270444 produces the protein MLPFVLRKAVPDREEEMEVDTKIDTEEEMEVDTKIDMEEDMEIDGEDAGEEEMDVDVDEEEEMDLDMEESIMDMDID